A window of Anabas testudineus chromosome 7, fAnaTes1.2, whole genome shotgun sequence genomic DNA:
CTGTGCGTGGACAGACACCTCGTTTGGCATCAAATGAGGTGACCCTTCAATAAAATCAGCAAACCTGCGGATTACAGTGAGTGTCAGCCTCATGTTTTGCGTAAGATGTTAAATTTAAACTTCACAACACCTCTACATTACacataatgcaaaataaaatagcaaaaaaaaagcttagCTACTGAAGACATCACCTGTTTCTAGGTGGGATTATAGTGTCAAAGTGAGGTTTCAGGTTGCTAATAAAGATTAAGTTATTTAGTATTTTGAATATGTTTGCGTTCATATAAACTTTTCACAACAATGTAGTTAAAATACTGAGGCTTTTATTATATGTAAGTGACAAAAGGTCTTGGTTACTAGAATTGTGTCTGTTCAGCAGACACTGATTTCCCCTAGAATGAGACAATGCTGTAAACATAAGGTCACCCTGCAAAATGCTCTCCATATTCATCTACTATGAAGACTCCTGTGAAACTTCTGTCCCATTAAACTaatctgattcactgttctGGTCAAGTGTTCCACACATTTCCCCACAGAGATCCTGACAAAGACGTAAAAAGTGGCAATTTTAGCAACCAACACTTATTGCCACATTCATAGGTACCTTGTATTAATAACATCCTAAACAACTCATCACtgttttattactatttattgttttttgtaacATCTCATCTCTTCTGTTCTgttgagaacaaaacaaatgactggtctttttttttatttatttagctatCAAGCACTGGTGAGCAGAAAAACATCCATTAATTGATATTTAATTCTGAAGTCAAAATtatctaaatctaaattaattacaaataccagtgtaaaaatgaaaaatggattTGCAGAAGTGCTGCTCCACTTTAACAGgacaaaactaaattattacTGGTTCAGACTGTTGGTTTTATAAATCAGATCGCTTGTTAAATAACAACCCAATCACTACACACAAGTTTCAGCTGGTTGCTATAATAATAACTGGGAAGTTCACCTTTTGACGAATGAGTATTTTGGAAAAACCCTCAACATCTCTACTCTCATCTTTTCCTTTCGATCAATGTCAAAAACGTATTTATGGCCATTCTACTACTACTTCTCTTATTATACATGTGAATCAACAGGATGTCAGACATCAAGGATTTCTGACAGAAATATGTTGAAATAAGAAAACCGCACCTTTTTGGAGACTGAAGCCTGGACACTGCCTTCCATGGGCTAAACTCTGGGCTGTTGCAGTACTTCCTCAGCTCTTCCAGTGCATGTCGAGTCTCTTCCTCACCCTGCTTCTGATACTCCTCTTCTGTCAGCAGGCGACGTGGCTCTGGCTTCCAGTAAACAAACTGTCTAACTTTCCTGAACAAACCGAGTGCTCAATAAAAACCCAAATTATATGAACTGAATATACAGTTCAGCCAGAAAGTATTTGTGCTtaaccttttccacattttgctaTGTTACggccttattccaaaattaattaaattcactattttcctcaaaattacACAGAAAATGGATGataatgttaaagaaaaaaaaaagtgttgtgaAATCTTTgcaattttattattaaaaaaaaaaaaagtatagtggcaaaaaaaaaaaagtatgtgaacttttttgaatttcatggttttctgcatgaatttgtcattaaaatgtgatctgatcgtcatctaagtcaagagaattaacaaatataatgtacctgaagtaataacacaaaaataaaattctgatctttcatgtctttattgagaacaacaacctgaaggcatcattggaactggccaACATCTGATTTGgtcctgctttgctgcatcagggcctggacagattgttgtcattgatggaaaaattaattccagagtttatcaagacattttgcaggaaaacgtaagaccacctgtccaccaactgaagctccgcagaggatgggtgatgcaacaggacaatgatccaaagcatacaagtaattcaacaaaagaatagcttcaacagaacaaaatacaccttctggagtggcccagtcagagtcctgaccccaacccgattgaaatgctgtggcatgaccttaagagagccattcacaccagacatcccaagaatattgctacactgaaacagtttagtgaagaggagtggtccaaaattactccagatcattgtgcaggtctgatctgcaactacagggaacgtttggttgaggttattgctgccaaagaagggtcaaccacttattaagtccaaaggttcacatactttttccaccctgaactgtgaatgtttacatgttatgttcaataaaaacatgaaaacatataatgtttgtgtactattattttaagcagactgtgtttttctattgttgtgactgagattaagatcagagcacattttatgacaaattaatgcagaaaaccatgaaattccaaaaggttcacaaagtttttcttgccactgtatgtatccatctatgtatctatctatagacaggtgtatgctTTTCCAAACCatgtcaaactgaaacaaacaaggtgtagaaacatctcaaagATGATCCAAGGTCATGGCAAAGGCAGGgaaaagtgatgttttttattttttatttttaataaaattgtaaagatttgaaaaaaaaaaaaactttgacattatggggtattgtttgtggaattttgaggaaaattaAGAATTTAATCAACTTTGGAATAAAGgtgtaacataaaatgtggaatGTGGAAGAATAAGCAGTGTATTCTTTCTGGATgcagaaatataatataacacTGTGTATCACCACTTCATTTAGCTTGACTAGTTTAGGAAATGCCAGTTTGTATATATCTGCAAGGCTGAGCTTACGCAAGACTCTAACGCCACCCTCTGTCTGCATTCTCAACACTCACCTCCATGCAAAGACTGCCATAGTGACTGGGTACTCCAGATTCTTGGAAAACAAAGCTGCCACGATGATAGCAAAGGCAACTTGCTGAATTTGAATCCCTAAATAAATCAAGAGCAATCCAAACAGCTGCAGCGTCCATGACAAGATGTTAATGTTCTTCTCGTCCACCAGAGGGCCATAACGATAGCACACAGCAAAACTGATGAATCCCACCACTACTATGTAAcctgagaaaaaataaaacagaatatttgacatattttatcAGACTGTTGATTTGTTAatcaacacaaaatgtattttatgtaacaGTTTTGATTAATTACTCATTTTATAGACAAAgattaatgaaaatattaatcAGAAAATGTATCAACAATGGAGATACTGACAGTTGGACAAAGCAGGGAATCTATAACTGtaatttttcattattttctgatatttaattgacaaaacaattaattaatgaatagTCCAAATACCTGGCTGATTTGTTACACCATTATTTACATCGAGTGCTactaagaaaacaaaagcaattcTGATTTAGTTAGTCAGATGCCCGTTCACTTAAAAGGTGATTTGTGATAATAAAAGTCTCAAGGTGATTCTTACTTACAAGCTTAAAGTCTCAAAATGGCCATTAATATTGATATTCACATCAGGAGCagagaatattttttaaacatttatccTTGCTTCATTCTGATCCCATTCCAGATAGTTACTTTCTATGTAAGGTTTGTATTCATAGAGTGTCTGTACCTAATGCCACATGCCAGTGTTCTCGAAGAATTATGTTGAGGTTCCTGCAGACAAGCTGAATGGCGTAGAGAGAGAATGACCAGCCGCCAACAATCAACACATAAAAAGGACTTTTCTGTGGAGGCAGCAAACACAAAAGGTATAATAATTCAAAATGAGGCCAAAATGGTGTGACCTATAAACTCATAGATACCTGAGGACAATGAACTATGTTACCTTTGGCAGAAAGCGtgccaaaatgaaaaagaggatGATGAGAGAGGCGATCATTCCTGTGCTCATTCCAGCAGAGTAGAAAAAAACCTGACTCCTTCATATGAGGGAAAATAATTAATGCGGTATTGAAACCCTGTATAACCctgacattcaaatatttaaacaatacagTTACCTGCTTAGTGAATCTGCAAAGATGAACAACAACGCTCCAGCGAGGAATACCAAAAACAGATAGATATCAAACTCTGCAAGGAAAAATTTAAATCAGCCAACCTGCAATAACTGTCAATGATTAGCACATGAGTTTGTTTTCCACTTACTGCGAATGGGCTTGACAGTGTACCGAGTTTCATCAGCAGGGTCGATCTTGAAGCACGACTTCTTCTTAAACAGGTTGATGTTAATAGTGGTTTCATTTTGCTGCTCACGCAACAAGCTCTGAAACCAGCCCCAGAAAGTGAAGCGTtccagctcctgcagctcctcttcaCCTTCGACAGTATCAACTTTGAACACATTCGAACTCCATACTTTAACCTGTCAGAAATCTTTAATTATTACACACCTATAGCGTTTTGTCTTAAGTAACTGAATTAAGTGCTTTTAAATATTACCCTCTTTTCCAGACACATCTGCACATTTGTCAGAGTCCTGAATCAACATCACTTTATCTTAACGTTATCTCTTTTGCGATGTAGTAAGTCAGTTCAATATTCACGTAACTTACCTGAATTCTTATCCATGTTTGCCTCCAAGTTGGCATCATGGAGTTCTTGTAACAGAACCTGTTAGACCCTGACAGGACATACGTCTCTCCATCCCGCAGATCAATTATTGAACGTGTATTACCTGTGTTTGACAAGCagaaatatgtatgtatgtaacacGAGGTTTGCGTCACCCGTTACTTTCTAAGATGGCCTATCTATATAAAGAGAAATCTGTGACATGAAGAAAGCTTTTAAAGATTATATTCACTGTCTTCAAAGGAATTTACATTAGCTGCCGCTATGCCCtaattttattctgttgttCAATCCAATGACAGAAAGTATTAGATCTACATCCATAGCCTTAGACaatatgtattgtatgtatacAGTAGCTTTATGATAAACTCATCCATTATCATGAGTGACTTTGATCAATACAGGGCAATGTTCACTTTCCTTACAACTCTAACTTCCAGCTGCACACAAAGGTTTGAGCAACAATATTACATATTTGATCGACCTGTGAAGGTAGCTAGCTAAAACAAGAgattaactaaataaataagatcTGCTTTGTATGTTTAACAGAATTGGGCTCAGCAAATTtacaacaggaaacatttgttgttaaaaacattttcgttaaaatacattacattgcttttttttttatacattaccACAATCTCAGAGCAGGCAGTAACTTAGTAAGTGAGCAATGGAAATATAACAAATGGCCCAAATGCTTAACACAAAATAACTTCCCACAGTTTCACTGTGTCGAAGACCAAACACGAGCTAACATGAATTAGCTTGAGCAGTGgaatttatttcaaataagtGTCGTATGAATGTAGGCTTCTGTTATTGCAGCGTAACACCGTAACTTACCCGTATCCTGGTGTGAAGTCTGAGGTAAACAGTTAAGAAGCGCAATGAAAAGCATTAATTTAGCACTTGTACAGAAAATAACGTTTATCATTTTCATGCATCCCGCCATGATGAAAGCGTATCCCTCCTCTTATGCTTTGTCCCGCCCCTTCCTCTTCTGGCCGGTTGAGTTACAAGGCCCGCAGCCAATCACAACGACAGACTGCATGTCGTCATTAGCAGTGTGCGTTCAACGTCTCCGCgtctcaaaaataaataaataaataataataataataataataataataataataataataataataataataatatgcgGCTACTAGATCAATTTACTGTGTAATGGTGGAATGTATATAATTATCTATAAACTAGAGGCTTAGCATGCAAATTCCCAGGTTTACACCATATATATGgataattatataatttaaataatgaaaaaaatgctGGAACTTTGCACAATTGATTTACAATATCATTTGTGACAGGTCCTACATCTTGTGGCACCAGTCTTGTGTAGGGACTCAATTTCCGTCTAGTGTTAGGACTTTAGCAGTTTTATCAAATTGTGCCAATTCATTAATACATAGAAAACTTAAAGCAATGTAATGCTACCATGGAATGACTGTAAAGCTGCACTGAAATTGTAGGCTTCATAAATGTTACCTTCTATTATTAATGATATGATCTATGATCACGAGAAACTTTGTGGAAACTTTACACCTGACAGTACTGAATGGTAGAACGATAAAAGTGGTTGTTTTGGGGTCCTGTTAAATGAATTCTGATTCATTACCTCatgagattttattttcatgatcCTTGCTATTGTCCTTTGATATTGTTGAGTCTGTTATGTAGTTTGTATGTAGTATTTTGTAGTTGtctataattttatttacaacCATTGCATTTGACCCTTTCAATTAATACTGAATCAAAATTATTTAATGTGACATACaagaaactttttaaaaatacagttcaaGCTAGGGCAGATCTAATGGAAACTCCTGCTCTTATTTAACCTCTGGTACCATTGATACATAAGAGGAGCTGTAGTTTGACATTGGTGGAGtaagtaaatagaaaaatagagaCTGAAGGATTAGCTACAGCCATACCCTTATACAATGGTTATACAAGGTTTAGCAGTGGATTTGTGCTTTAAGTCCTACAGAACGCACTAACGCCTTTAAGCATAAAAGTTTTAAGATTCAATGGTAAAAATGAAGAGTGGCAGGGTATTAAAACTCTGTGTTCTCATACcatttgctgcagtttctgCCATAATCACTTTATCTGCTGCATAGAGATTAGACGCTGCATTTGACACCTTTGCTTGCTTTGCATGGACCTGACTCTGACTTAACCCTGCTGCACCCTCCTGTGGACAATTCAAAACATGTCAATTTGAACTGAACATAGAGTTGTACAACAAACCAGGACCCTTTTACAGCAGATACTTTACCATGGCACATCACAGACTGTGTAACTAATAACATCAATgctttgctttgtacctcacttttgataattaattaattaattaattaattaattaattattcatttaatagAACATAAATTTTATGTTAGAACATTTAGAAATATCCAGATGCAGGAGTCCAGACACTTTTTAGTGAtgatttgttgttaaaaataaGTACGTTATTGAGTTATTGATAAACAATTAAATGTGCCAAAGGTTGCTGGAGCATTGTTATGGAACAGCCCAGTACTTGTGGGTATTGGCTTTCTTGTAAGATATTGTCATCTTTTTCCTTAAAATATTGTATCATTAACATATTAtcataaaaagaataaaataaacaaatcaaatcgTCTAATCTCAGAATTACAGCATTGAAAATGTTAACTAGTTTGATGAGCAACCCTCACGTGCCTTTGACAGCATCCTGACACACCCAGTTATAAATCAAAATCCTGCACTCAAGATAAAACTTGACTTGATAACACTCAGATCATGTACgtcattttatcatatttataataaaactaCTCTCTGAAGTTCTCCTGCGTGGTGTAGGCTATATTCCTGCCTTTGGCCAAATGGCTGCATCACATGATGTTACTACTGTGAGCTTTCAACTTTCATCACATCTTTCACATAACTTTGAGCAACAAGTGGCAACAGGCTTAGGAACAGGTTGCTCAAACCTGCGGTCTTTCCATGTAATATGGTTCCTCTATTTTGGACTGAAAACTGAGAGTTTACAGTGTCATTTCAACTCTTTGAAAATGTTGTGCAAGGAGACAGTTATTCAGCACTTCAGGGGTGTTACTTTGCAAAAGAGGAACTTTTCTGAGCGGCTGAGTATCTTTTACACAGTGTTGGACATCCAATAAAAGGTGTATCACATGTCAATAATTTAGTCGTGTAGAAgcattaaaattatatataattaattatatataattaattatatataattaattataaatatcaGAGTTGAATTTGTCACTCACCCTGTCTCGACTTAGGTAAGAAACATCAGCAAACAGATTTAGTGTATAAAGAAGCAATGACCACCAAACGCAACACCCAGCGGACGCTGCTGTTAGTGTGAGACCAGGGTGGTGCGTTCAATAGCACAGTGAGAAACGAGAAGAGAAAGGCGTGGGAAGCCGAGGGAGGGACTGCTAACGATAGAGAGGAGTTGAGCTGCCCTGAATTCAGCACATCGTCGTCTTCGCCCCTTCGTCGCAGGATCTGTAAGAGCTCCAGATAAAGGTAGGCCTCAGATGAAGGGTTTATTTTTCCACGGTTTCTGTCCGTGAAAGCGTTTTGAGCTGAGCGCTAAACGTTTACTAGCTAACCAACATGTAACTAACGTACTTTAGTAATCACAACAAAGTAACTTTGACTAATGTAAACCATTACTTCAGCTTTTTCGATGtacatgaggaaaaaaacagtgtttgtgtttatttaagaCTAATTCAGTTATTAAAGTTTAACAGGCCCCTTCACGGACGCTGTGAGTAACGTTAATGTAATTCACCCCGGGACAAAGCTGCTATTGTGGACTAAACTAGCGATGATTAACTGTCGGGGTCGTGTTGGAAAGACTCGGTTTCTTCTGGAAACTTTTGTAGGGTGGATGTTTAAGGCCCACATGATGTGATGAAGTGGGCCATACAGATTTCAACACTTTGACCCGCTGTTTGAAGGATTTAAAGTACTGCCCCTGCTCGCTTGCTGTTATCGCAAAGAACCGTGCGGTTTTAAACTTTGATAAAGTCCTGTAGCTAATAATGTGGATAGATAAGAGCCACCGTCTGAGCTGTAAACTAAATTAACGTAGGTCAAACAAAGGCAGCTTTATGGGTCACGGATCTatgtaataaaaagtaaagtaaagccGTACGGCCCCTTGCATTAGTCTTTGTGGATATGACTCAGATGTTCCTCTGTCCTGCTGCTCACATTACAGCTGGTGTACCGTCTTTATATAAAGGTGCAGCCCTCAATAACATGGGGAATAACATGTAACTTTTTTCTAagtttatttgacttttactttCCAGGAAACCGATCTTCAGCAGCCATGGGTGTCGAGGGGGGAATGAAATGTGTGAAGtacctgcttttctttttcaacttcATTTTCTGGGTAAGTAGCAGCCGAACACTTCTGCTAGTGTTGAGCTGAGAGACGCAGCAAGGTTGGTGTAGAAAACACCTCAATACACTGATCCTGAGAAGAGAAGGGGGGCTTACAGTGGCCAAAACGAAAGTAACAAAGAAGTCAACAGGAGCTAAGGCTAGGCTGTGTTTTCCAGTGTGATCTTTTTTCTTTAGCTTTAGTTTTGTGGGGAGGGAATGCTTTCACAGCTGGATGTGTGACATGACATTTCCTGCCAGTCCTGTGACGTTGACCATGAATTGTCCTCGTTACCTTACTTTAAAGTAATCATACACTGTAAAGTCGACTGTAAAGTCATATGATCAACACAACCTATGACGGTCACCTGCAGACTGGCTGACACGTTTGTATCAAGCAAATGTATGCATGGACGAACGCAATCGTATCCTGGACCAGCCTTAAAGCTCCTTGGTTGGAACGGGTTTTTTCACCATGTGGTTAAGAGCTTTAGAGGCTGTGATGATGGAATGTGAATCTTATGACCAGATTTCAAAGTGCAACAGTATCATGTGACTCATCGTGATCTACGTGTTTTCTTTCCCTCCGTCAACACAGTGCCTGACACAGTGCTTCCTAAAGATTCAGACACTGGTGTTTGCACAATAAACTTTGTAGCACGTGGGCAAAAAAATGAACAATTCACAGAGAGCATGAGGAAGTAGAGGATGATAAAGCAGTTTGTCAGAATAGGCTAGAAAACCGCATAAATGACTTAGTCAAAGTTAGTCAAGTCCAAAGAGACAGTTTTGAACATGTCAATGTTCAACTAACAGTCcaaagttaattattttattaataaacaacaaaatgaaacctGGACAATAAACTTAAGTAAACACTTTTTCAACTTTTATCTCAGTTGAGTTTTATTGGCTTGTATTCTGGGTTTTGATGTGACGGTCTTTGCTCTGTTTACCTCCTAAATTCACTCCTTTATGTTTTGCTAGGTCAACAATTAGCCACCTATTTGAcccaaatgtaaatattgacaTTGGTGGCGCCCACACGGAGTGGTTTTTAGCTGCAGGGAGGGCCTAGtattaataacataataaagTGGACTGAAAATACATCATCTTACATTACAGCTGCTGGTGCGGTTCcagtaataaaatgttggttttaatttcacttaaaatgcttcagttcttttttattgttaactAAGTAGTAAGACCAGTTTGACCAGGAGCTGCTGTTCCTGGAGCATTTGTTCATCTGTTTACAGCAACTCAGCTGTGCTCAACTTAGTAAATGCAGAAAGCTTACTCATGAATCTTTGATAATAACCTTGATATACACTTCTTTATCTTGTTCTACTTCCTTTCAGCGTGTTTGTTCAGTGATGTTTAGTAAGTTTGAAAGT
This region includes:
- the nemp1 gene encoding nuclear envelope integral membrane protein 1 isoform X1, yielding MAGCMKMINVIFCTSAKLMLFIALLNCLPQTSHQDTGNTRSIIDLRDGETYVLSGSNRFCYKNSMMPTWRQTWIRIQVKVWSSNVFKVDTVEGEEELQELERFTFWGWFQSLLREQQNETTININLFKKKSCFKIDPADETRYTVKPIRKFDIYLFLVFLAGALLFIFADSLSRSQVFFYSAGMSTGMIASLIILFFILARFLPKKSPFYVLIVGGWSFSLYAIQLVCRNLNIILREHWHVALGYIVVVGFISFAVCYRYGPLVDEKNINILSWTLQLFGLLLIYLGIQIQQVAFAIIVAALFSKNLEYPVTMAVFAWRKVRQFVYWKPEPRRLLTEEEYQKQGEEETRHALEELRKYCNSPEFSPWKAVSRLQSPKRFADFIEGSPHLMPNEVSVHAQEYGFGGSFFEDEFFDTDDEEDDMKPTMKPE
- the nemp1 gene encoding nuclear envelope integral membrane protein 1 isoform X2; the protein is MMPTWRQTWIRIQVKVWSSNVFKVDTVEGEEELQELERFTFWGWFQSLLREQQNETTININLFKKKSCFKIDPADETRYTVKPIRKFDIYLFLVFLAGALLFIFADSLSRSQVFFYSAGMSTGMIASLIILFFILARFLPKKSPFYVLIVGGWSFSLYAIQLVCRNLNIILREHWHVALGYIVVVGFISFAVCYRYGPLVDEKNINILSWTLQLFGLLLIYLGIQIQQVAFAIIVAALFSKNLEYPVTMAVFAWRKVRQFVYWKPEPRRLLTEEEYQKQGEEETRHALEELRKYCNSPEFSPWKAVSRLQSPKRFADFIEGSPHLMPNEVSVHAQEYGFGGSFFEDEFFDTDDEEDDMKPTMKPE